A genomic region of Aeropyrum pernix K1 contains the following coding sequences:
- a CDS encoding iron-containing alcohol dehydrogenase: MVDFVFPRRIVYNESLPRALETLLGDKGVKHVLVVTDGKVAAMSWFKEAVEHVASLGVEVCIFDGVTPEPEFDVGDAIASEARRCRAEAIVAVGGGSVIDAAKAGFVKFVRPDADLEGLAPFNYLGLEDSGIVLVAVPTTSGTGSDASYGIVLTKRVNGGREKIAVGSYEVVPYASILDPSITLGMPERLTVGTAVDALAHSVEAIASTNANPLSDALAAKAAEIVFRRLPEVVNDPGNYDARAEMHIAATMAGMAFTNSGLGLAHAIAHPLGARLGTHHGATVGMVLPHVVRFNESRSDYARRKYWELKLLLESLLGLEERGSLADHIEELYARVGQPTRVRELAGIERERYLTLADEVAEAAFRDPELAFNPVMPTMEDVKTLLYNMY, from the coding sequence TTGGTTGACTTTGTTTTCCCCCGTAGGATAGTGTATAATGAGAGCCTCCCTAGGGCTCTTGAGACGCTTCTAGGGGATAAGGGTGTTAAACATGTCCTAGTGGTTACTGACGGTAAAGTCGCAGCTATGAGCTGGTTTAAAGAAGCGGTTGAGCATGTAGCCAGTCTCGGTGTAGAAGTGTGTATCTTTGACGGTGTTACCCCTGAGCCGGAGTTTGATGTGGGAGACGCTATAGCATCGGAGGCTAGGAGGTGCCGGGCTGAGGCTATAGTGGCTGTGGGTGGAGGCAGTGTAATAGACGCGGCTAAGGCTGGGTTTGTGAAGTTTGTCAGGCCTGATGCCGACCTGGAGGGCCTAGCGCCCTTCAACTACCTAGGCCTTGAAGACTCTGGCATAGTACTGGTAGCTGTTCCCACGACGAGCGGTACTGGCAGCGACGCCAGCTATGGTATAGTCCTCACAAAGCGGGTTAACGGTGGTAGAGAGAAGATTGCTGTGGGCAGCTACGAGGTAGTACCCTACGCCTCAATACTCGACCCCTCAATAACACTTGGCATGCCGGAAAGATTGACCGTAGGTACGGCTGTTGACGCGCTGGCTCACAGTGTGGAGGCTATAGCCTCCACAAACGCCAACCCGCTCTCCGACGCTTTAGCGGCTAAGGCGGCTGAGATAGTCTTCAGGAGGCTGCCAGAGGTTGTGAATGACCCAGGCAACTATGATGCTAGGGCTGAGATGCATATCGCAGCCACAATGGCTGGTATGGCGTTCACAAACTCCGGCCTCGGCCTAGCCCACGCGATAGCACACCCCCTCGGCGCGAGGCTTGGAACGCACCATGGAGCCACAGTGGGTATGGTTCTCCCCCATGTGGTCAGGTTCAACGAGTCAAGGAGTGACTATGCGAGGAGGAAGTATTGGGAGCTAAAGCTACTGCTCGAGTCCCTACTTGGCCTTGAAGAAAGGGGGAGCCTAGCCGACCATATAGAAGAATTATATGCCAGGGTGGGGCAGCCCACGAGGGTTAGAGAGCTTGCGGGTATTGAGAGGGAAAGATATCTTACCTTGGCCGACGAGGTTGCAGAAGCCGCCTTCAGAGACCCGGAACTGGCCTTCAACCCTGTTATGCCAACTATGGAAGATGTAAAAACGCTACTGTACAATATGTATTAA
- a CDS encoding SCP2 sterol-binding domain-containing protein produces MVQPRFPSKEWAEEFCKTLDSSEKYRSAAKGWVHPILFKISDGGQGFILDLKDGRCLGVQWFDDTSRADAPVIISGRLSDWLDVINGKVNPLTALLTRRLRIEKGDLSLILRYSAAAVAMVSAAQRVGVSGQQ; encoded by the coding sequence ATGGTTCAGCCCAGGTTTCCAAGCAAAGAGTGGGCGGAGGAGTTCTGCAAAACACTAGACTCATCGGAAAAGTATAGGAGCGCCGCCAAAGGCTGGGTGCACCCCATACTATTCAAGATAAGCGATGGAGGTCAGGGGTTTATACTTGACCTCAAGGACGGTAGGTGCCTTGGCGTCCAGTGGTTTGACGATACCAGTAGAGCTGACGCGCCAGTTATAATTTCAGGGAGGCTTAGCGACTGGCTGGACGTGATAAACGGTAAGGTTAACCCGTTAACAGCCCTCCTAACGAGAAGGCTCAGAATAGAGAAGGGAGACCTCTCCCTAATACTCCGCTACTCAGCCGCCGCTGTAGCTATGGTGTCCGCAGCGCAGAGGGTGGGAGTGTCTGGCCAGCAATAG